CTCGCCCGAACCGTCCTCGGAGACCACTTTGCCCTTCCCGTGGACTTGGGATGGCTGAAATGGTTCGACGGCCGGGATCTCTTCGGGCCCCACAAGACCTGGCGGGGGCTCTTTTTCTCGACCGTGGGCACGGCAGCAGTCGCATCCCTCACCCCATTCGGAGCGGCCATTGGGGCCAAGATCGCCCTTCTCTCCCTTTCCGGCGATCTCATTTCGAGCTTCATCAAAAGGAGGCTTCGACTCAGGAGCGGGGCCTTCGCCCCAGGACTCGATCAGGGGGTGGAGGCCGTGCTCCCACTCTGGGCCTTCAAGGAGGATCTCGCCATCACCTGGACGGAGATCTGCATAGTGACCGCCTTATTTGCCATATGCGAACTGGCCGTCTCCCCGATCCTTTACCGATTGGGCATCAGGCAAAACCCCCATTAAAGTCGTACGCTTCTTTCGATAATTTGTCATGCCCGTCTGGGCGGCCGACGTACAATGCCGGGATGCCACAAATTGCTGCACTGCACGGCAATTTCGCGGTGCTCATCCACGCTGGTCTATGTCGTTGGGATATCCCTGAATCCCTGAGCCTACGGCCGGGGTATTTGTTTCCCTGAATCCGTGGGTTATGTAATCAACCTGGCGATTTTTCAGAACAAGCCTATAGCCGGGGTATTTGTTTCGTGCGGCAAATAGCCCCCATCCTGGGCGCCGCCATCCACAAATACCCCGGCCCGTAGGCTTATGCTGTGAAATCGAAGGGTTGAGTGCATATCTCACGGATTCAGGATATTGACAGAGCTCACCGTGATGTGTAGCCTATGTACACATAAAGGAAGTGTATTATGAGAACGAATGTCGTTATCGATGACAAACTGATGTCACGTGCCATGCGTATCAGCGGCTGTCGTACCAAGCGTTCCGCGATCGAGGCAGGGCTGCGTCTCCTGATCCAGATAAACAGTCAGAAGAAACTCCGCAACCTCCGGGGCAAGATCACATGGGAAGGTGATCTGGAAGAGATGAGAAGGGATTGACATGGTCATTGTCGATACCTCAGCGTGGATCGAGTACCTAAGCGACGGTGTGCCCGCTATCGCAGACAAGGTCGATCTCTACCTTGATCAAGACCTTGTCGGCATCGGCGACCTGATATACTGCGAGTTGATGCAAGGTATCCGTTCGCCTCGCAAGAGGCGCGAGGTATCAAGTTTACTTCTCTCCCTGCCTAAGTTCGACATGGTAGGCTTCACCATGGCTGAGAAATCGGCGGCAAACTACCGACTCCTGAGATCCAAAGGCGTAACAGTGAGGAAGACGATCGACGTGCTCATCGGCACGTTTTGTGCAGAGCACAGACTACCGATCATTCACCACGACTCTGATTTCGATCTGATGGCAAAGCACATCGGGCTCGTCATAGTCTGACCCTAATCGGGTAAGGGCCGACCTCTAATCGGCCCTTTTGCTTGACATGCGGGTCCCTCTGCCTGCGGCAGGAAGGCGCACCAAGCGGTTTCCGGAGAGGCTACCAGGCCCTGGCCTGTCTCTCAGCAGCCAGGCAGGCCGGGCAATGGATGTTACATGCCGTTTCTGTTCGTCGGCTCATAGCCTTGCACCCCGGCTTCCTCCGGACGGTCCCATGGGGTATGGCCCTTGCCTTCGTCAGGTATTTGTGATTCTGTCTTAACGACTGTACCGTGTTTCCTTACAGGAAAGTCCACCACACGAGATCACGCCCATGCCGGTCATACCCAATGCGCTGGACCAGCGGTCGCAGACAAGCCATGTTGCAAAGCGTGGTATTGCCGGTGGCTCAATATACTAAAAATATGCCTTGGCCCTCTGCCACGCATCTTCGGCAAATTTGGGAGCTGCATAAATTTGAAATGAAATGACACCCCTTAAGGCGGATCTCCATATCCATACGGCAGAGGATCCAGAGGACCTCATCTTTTACAGCGCGACTGAACTTATCGACAGGGCCGCCTCCCTCGGCTACCAAGTCCTTTCCATCACCAACCATAACAGCAGCGTGTACAGCTCGTACCTTGGGAGCTACGCTGCAGATCGGGGCATCGTTCTCATTCCGGGCATGGAGGCGACCATCGAAGGCAGACACGTCCTCCTCTACAACATGGACTTTTCCCAGGTGGACCGGGGCTCGATCCAAAGTCTTCGATCCCTCAAGAGACCGGATACGCTCGTCATGGCCCCGCATCCCTTTTTCCCCTCCATGGTGGCATTGGGCAGACGTTTTCTGAAGAACATGGATCTCTTCGATGCCGTCGAACTCTGCCATCTCTACACGAAGTACTTCGACTTCAATGCCAAGGCCCAGAGACTTGCAGAGACCCGAGGGCTCCCCATCGTAGGCACCTCCGATGCCCACCAAAGGGCGCAGTTTCACACCACCTATTCCCTCATCGAGGCCGAACCCTACCCCGAGGCGATCATCGAGGCAGTCAAGCAGGGAAGGGTCAGCGTTGTCACCCGCCCCCTCACGCTCCCCAGAGTCCTTGCAATTACGGGCAAGATGGCATGGAGAAACGAGATCCTCCAAAGGGTCCGGGGACGGCGGGGGATCCGTTGAAATGTAGGCCCTTTTTCTCGGTCTCCCTTGTGACGGATTCCGTGACAGCGGCGAATCCGTTGAAAAGCGGATGTGTCTGTGATACTTACCCACGCATGACCCCTCGATCGGCCATCCTTCCCGTCATCGCCCTCGCCTTTTTTCTGACTGCGCCGGGAACGGACATGGCATGGGGAGCGGAAACCGGCGGCGGAGGCGCCGCCGGCACCGCAGAGGCCCCATCCGACATGGAACCGTGGCAAATCCAGGCAAATCGCCTCACGTACTATCACGCGACCGACTCGATCCTGGGAGAGGGCGGCGTCACCTTACAGCGCGGGGATCTCACGATCACTGCAGACCGAATGATCTACTACCAAAGGGCTCGAAGGGCATGGGCGAGCGGGGCGATCGTCATCCGCATGGGGGAGGACGTCCTGCGCGGGGAGGAAGGAGAGCTAGATCTGGAATCCTCCACCGGGACCGTAAAAGGCGCCTATCTCTTCCTGCACCGTAACAACGTCCACATCATCGCAAGCCAGCTCTGGAAGACAGGCCCCGAGGAGTATCGGGCTGAAGACGCAACGATCAGTACCTGTCCTCTTCCCAAGCAGGCCTGGAGCTTTCATTGCAAGGACCTCACCCTCTCTGCAGGCGGAAACGCCGTGGGCTGGCACAACTCCTTTGCCGTTCGGGACATCCCAGTGCTATATAGTCCCTGGGTCGCCGTCCCACTGAACCGCTACCGAAAAACGGGGTTCCTCCTCCCCCACTACGCCGTCTCGAGCCGTAACGGGACCGAATTCATCGTCCCATTCTTCTGGGCCGTGAGCGACAGCGTGGACATGACCTTCTACCAGCACCCCATGAGCCGGCGGGGCTGGATGGAGGGCGCCGAGCTCCGCTACATCCTCTCCGAGGAGACTCGTGGAACCTTTCGTTTCAACTACCTCATCGACACCCTGAATGACAACGACTACAACAACGACGGGTATGTGCGCGGCGACGAGAAACGCTGGTGGCTCCGGGCAAAGGCGAATCAGGCCCTGCCGTGGGATATCACCGCGAAGATCGACCTCGATCTCGTGAGCGACCTGGATTATCTCGAGGAATTCGATGGCGGTCCCATGGGGTTCGATGAAACGAACCAGATCTTCTGGAAGGACTACCAGCGATCCCTCGCGGACGAAACGGACCTCATCCGTCCCTCAACCATCCAGGCCACGCGGCTATTCCCCAATACCTTTGCGGGCGCGGAGGGCCGCTACAACGATAACCTCGTTCCGGGCGAACAGGACGGGACCGTCCAGACCCTTCCCCGTTTCGTTTTCCATGGATTCCGAAACCGGATCGGGGAGACCCCCTTCTACCTGGACTGGGATGGCACCTACACCAACTACTGGAGGGAAAAGGGCGTCCGCTACCAGCGGGTCCACGCCATGCCACGGATCTCCTCCCCCCTCTCTGTCCTCGGGGTCGCGGATCTCCTCCTCTCCGGAACGCTGGAGGCCACGGCCTACACAGCGCAAGGCTCGAGCGACGTCATAGACGAGGACGAGACCCCGACCCGCCTCCTTCCCCTTTTCGAGGCGGACCTGACCACTTCGGTCAGCCGGACCTTTGCCCGCCCCTCAGGAAAGACCCTCATGCACAGCATCCGCCCCAGGCTCACCTATCAATACCGGCCCTCCGATGACCAAGACGACATCCCCTACATCGACATACTCGACAGGCTCGAGCCTCGAAACCGCCTCACGTGGTCCTTTTTGTCCTTTCTCAGCAGCAAGACGCCCAGGGGAGACGGGAGATACGCCTACACAGACCTCCTCCGCTTCTATGTCGAGCAGAGCTACGACTCGAAAAAGACCGCCCGATCAAGGCGTGAATACGCAGGATACCACACGTATTTCGATTTTTACGAGGAGCTCGAGGCAAAACTTCGTTACGATCTCAACTCACCGGATGGGCCTGACCCGGCGGACATCAAACCCACCACCTTCTCTCCCATTTACGCAGAACTCGAACTCCGCCCATGGCCGTGGGCATACCTCCGCTATGACACCACATACAGCGTCCACGGGCTCGGTTTTACGACCTACAACTTCCTCGTCTCAGCCGAAAGCCAGGCAGGTGACCGCCTCGCCCTCGACTATCGCTACAACCGCCTGACGAATATCAACGAGCTCAATGCGGACATCGCCCTCAGGCTCGGGGAGAGATGGTACGGGACCTACAAGACCCAGTGGTCCCTCGAGGATTCGACGGAATTCCGTTCGTACTACGGACTCCGCTACCAGGCCTCCTGCTGGGCACTTACGGGCAGCTACATGTCGGATCAGGATGAGAACCGATTCGGCATTTACGTTGACCTTCTCGGGGTCGGAAGCTGGGGGATACAATAGGGTATGCCGATTACTGGGTGCACCGGCCCCACAG
This DNA window, taken from Deltaproteobacteria bacterium, encodes the following:
- a CDS encoding CDP-archaeol synthase; amino-acid sequence: MTSINWPGILILLLLLGTANFLPILARTVLGDHFALPVDLGWLKWFDGRDLFGPHKTWRGLFFSTVGTAAVASLTPFGAAIGAKIALLSLSGDLISSFIKRRLRLRSGAFAPGLDQGVEAVLPLWAFKEDLAITWTEICIVTALFAICELAVSPILYRLGIRQNPH
- a CDS encoding type II toxin-antitoxin system VapB family antitoxin, which codes for MRTNVVIDDKLMSRAMRISGCRTKRSAIEAGLRLLIQINSQKKLRNLRGKITWEGDLEEMRRD
- a CDS encoding PIN domain nuclease yields the protein MVIVDTSAWIEYLSDGVPAIADKVDLYLDQDLVGIGDLIYCELMQGIRSPRKRREVSSLLLSLPKFDMVGFTMAEKSAANYRLLRSKGVTVRKTIDVLIGTFCAEHRLPIIHHDSDFDLMAKHIGLVIV
- a CDS encoding PHP domain-containing protein, translating into MTPLKADLHIHTAEDPEDLIFYSATELIDRAASLGYQVLSITNHNSSVYSSYLGSYAADRGIVLIPGMEATIEGRHVLLYNMDFSQVDRGSIQSLRSLKRPDTLVMAPHPFFPSMVALGRRFLKNMDLFDAVELCHLYTKYFDFNAKAQRLAETRGLPIVGTSDAHQRAQFHTTYSLIEAEPYPEAIIEAVKQGRVSVVTRPLTLPRVLAITGKMAWRNEILQRVRGRRGIR
- the lptD gene encoding LPS assembly protein LptD; translated protein: MTPRSAILPVIALAFFLTAPGTDMAWGAETGGGGAAGTAEAPSDMEPWQIQANRLTYYHATDSILGEGGVTLQRGDLTITADRMIYYQRARRAWASGAIVIRMGEDVLRGEEGELDLESSTGTVKGAYLFLHRNNVHIIASQLWKTGPEEYRAEDATISTCPLPKQAWSFHCKDLTLSAGGNAVGWHNSFAVRDIPVLYSPWVAVPLNRYRKTGFLLPHYAVSSRNGTEFIVPFFWAVSDSVDMTFYQHPMSRRGWMEGAELRYILSEETRGTFRFNYLIDTLNDNDYNNDGYVRGDEKRWWLRAKANQALPWDITAKIDLDLVSDLDYLEEFDGGPMGFDETNQIFWKDYQRSLADETDLIRPSTIQATRLFPNTFAGAEGRYNDNLVPGEQDGTVQTLPRFVFHGFRNRIGETPFYLDWDGTYTNYWREKGVRYQRVHAMPRISSPLSVLGVADLLLSGTLEATAYTAQGSSDVIDEDETPTRLLPLFEADLTTSVSRTFARPSGKTLMHSIRPRLTYQYRPSDDQDDIPYIDILDRLEPRNRLTWSFLSFLSSKTPRGDGRYAYTDLLRFYVEQSYDSKKTARSRREYAGYHTYFDFYEELEAKLRYDLNSPDGPDPADIKPTTFSPIYAELELRPWPWAYLRYDTTYSVHGLGFTTYNFLVSAESQAGDRLALDYRYNRLTNINELNADIALRLGERWYGTYKTQWSLEDSTEFRSYYGLRYQASCWALTGSYMSDQDENRFGIYVDLLGVGSWGIQ